Part of the Rubrobacter calidifluminis genome is shown below.
CTCGAGCGTCTTCGGCTGGCCTCCGGTGAGGCCGAAGCGGTACTCAAGCACCTGCCGCTCCCTCTCCGGGAGGCCGTTCAGGGCCTCTCTCATGCGGGCCTTCAGCAGCGAGGACCGCGCGAGGTCGTGCGGCGACTCCGACTCCTCGTCGGCGATGAAGTCCCCGAGCTCGGAGGTGTGATCCTCGCCGACCGGGGTCTCCAGAGAGATCGAACGCCGCGAGACCTGACGGATGTGCTCTATCTCCTCCACGTCTAGGCCCATCGCCCGGGCGATCTCGGAGTCGGTCGGGTCCCGGTTGAGCTCGCTCGCCAGGTTGCGCTGGACGCGGTAGTACTTGTTGATCTTCTCGACCATGTGTACCGGGATGCGGATGGTGCGCCCCTTGTCCGCTATCGCCCGGGTCACGGCCTGCCTGATCCACCAGGTGGCGTACGTGGAGAACTTGTAGCCGCGGCGGTAGTCGAACTTCTCGACCGCCCGCATCAGCCCGATGTTGCCCTCCTGGATCAGGTCGAGCAGCGAGACGCCCCGGCCGGCGTACTTCTTGGCTATCGAGACAACCAGACGCAGGTTCGCCCGCGTCAGATGCGCCTTGGCCTTCTCGTCGCCGCGCTCGATGCGTTTGGCGAGGTAGATCTCCTGCGACTTGGTGAGCAGCGGGGTCTTGCCGATCTCGTCGAGGTACATCTGGACCGTATCACCCGTGTAGCGGCTCTTGAGGTCGCCCTCGAGCACCTCCTCGACGAGCTTGGTGTCCTCGTCCTCTTTGAGCGTCTGGTCGATGAACTCGGAGTCGACGATCTCGACCCCCTGATCCTTCAGGAGGCTGTAGACCTGGTGTATCTCCTCGGTGGAGAGATCCACCTCCTGCAGGAGGTCAAGTACCTCGCTCGATTCAAGCGCCCCGGCCTGCTGGCCGGTCTCGAAGAGTTCTCGAACCTCCTCTATATCCCGCAGATCGCGATGAGGCTGCAAGGTAGAACCCTCTGAACTTCCTTCTCTGGACTGCAACCCGCTTGTTGCTGCTACGTAATATATCTGAAAAAGGCCGAAGATCAATTAATATTGTCCTCGTCAGCGAATGGGAGGGGCGTTTTGTACGGCCTGAGACACATATACCGGGCGTGGGGGGAGTCCCGCCGCGCTGCGAGGGGCGAGGTCAGGCTGGGCGTGTTGGGCGATGAGGAGGCCGCCGCGAGGGTGGCGGGGGCCATCGGAGCCGGACGGAGCGGGCGTGGCGCCGGGGTCGTGATCTCAGTAGACAGAGACGGGGCGGTTGTGATCTCCGGTCCGGCGGTGGAGCGGGAGCAGAGATTCTTGCTCTCCAGTCTCTCGGAGGAATCGGTGCGCCGGGAGCTCGTGCCTCGCGTGGCGCGCGCCGTGGGTGATGACCACCTCGTCTCGCTGGGCCGTTCTTATCCGGGGCTCCGCCGGGCGGTATGCGAGGAGATAGTGCACAAGAACGCCCGCCAGAACGCGGTGGTGGGTGCGATCCCGGTTCCCGGAGCGGACATGCCGGTGATGACCGCCAACCAGGCCCGGATGGTGCTCATGATCGCGGCGGTCCACGGCGAGGAGCTCTCGTTGCAGAGGGCCCGAGAGCTCGCCGGGGTGCTGGCGGCCGGCTTCGGGCTGCGTTCGCTCGCCCGGCAGGCCGTCAAGCTGGTGCCGGTGGGCGGTTGGGCTGCGGCCGGGACGATCGGGTACGCCGGGACGCTCGCGATGGGCCGGGCGGCAATACTCTACTTCGAGCGTGGCAAACGGCAGCCTTCCGAGCGGGAGCGGGACGAGATCTGGCGCCGGGCGAGGCGGGAGGCGGAGGAGATCTCGGCCCGGCTGCGGCGGCGCTGATGGTATGATCCCGGCATGCCTGCTCGCGTGAACCACGCCCTCCAGGATGGCCTCTCCGGGCTGCGCCGGGCGGCGGTGCGCTCGGGGCTCGCGCTTGCCGGTGTACAGGCGGCGACGCTCGCCACTCTCACCTTGATGAGCGAGCTGAGAAAACGCCGGGAGGGGCCGCACGAGGGATTCCCCTGGGAGGAGCAGCCGGAGGTCGAGGTCGAGTCCGGAGGCAGCAGCCTCAAACTCTTCCCCTACGGGGTGAGGCTCTACGAGGAGATGCTCTCGGAGATCGCCTCGGCGCAGGACCACATCTTTCTCGAGACGTTCATCTGGAAGGGGGACGAGCTCGGCAGGCGCTTCGTGGAGGCCCTCGCGCGCAAGGCGCGCGAGGGGGTCGACGTCTACGTGATCTTCGACGGGTTCGCCAACCTGGTCGTACCGGCGAAGTTCAAGCGCTTCCCGAAAGAGATAAAGACCCTGCACTTCCGGCCCTTCGACCACCCGGTGAGCCTCGTGGACCCGCGCAACGTCTTCCGCGACCACCGCAAGATACTCTGC
Proteins encoded:
- a CDS encoding sigma-70 family RNA polymerase sigma factor, translating into MQPHRDLRDIEEVRELFETGQQAGALESSEVLDLLQEVDLSTEEIHQVYSLLKDQGVEIVDSEFIDQTLKEDEDTKLVEEVLEGDLKSRYTGDTVQMYLDEIGKTPLLTKSQEIYLAKRIERGDEKAKAHLTRANLRLVVSIAKKYAGRGVSLLDLIQEGNIGLMRAVEKFDYRRGYKFSTYATWWIRQAVTRAIADKGRTIRIPVHMVEKINKYYRVQRNLASELNRDPTDSEIARAMGLDVEEIEHIRQVSRRSISLETPVGEDHTSELGDFIADEESESPHDLARSSLLKARMREALNGLPERERQVLEYRFGLTGGQPKTLEEVGERFDVTRERIRQIQLTALAKIKSGPHAPGLRDLLD
- a CDS encoding YcjF family protein, translated to MYGLRHIYRAWGESRRAARGEVRLGVLGDEEAAARVAGAIGAGRSGRGAGVVISVDRDGAVVISGPAVEREQRFLLSSLSEESVRRELVPRVARAVGDDHLVSLGRSYPGLRRAVCEEIVHKNARQNAVVGAIPVPGADMPVMTANQARMVLMIAAVHGEELSLQRARELAGVLAAGFGLRSLARQAVKLVPVGGWAAAGTIGYAGTLAMGRAAILYFERGKRQPSERERDEIWRRARREAEEISARLRRR